The following are encoded together in the Candidatus Methylomirabilis oxygeniifera genome:
- the flgC gene encoding flagellar basal-body rod protein FlgC (cell-proximal rod protein) (Evidence 2b : Function of strongly homologous gene; PubMedId : 2129540; Product type s : structure), which translates to MFASMEINATALAAQRVRMNLIAENLANAEVTRTPIGGPYRRKGVVLGTRGTSAFEGLLNAGAAPGGVEVLKIVESQAPPNLVYNPSHPDADTAGYVAMPNINPVMEMVDLMSASRAYEANISAIQIAKSMMTKTLEIGR; encoded by the coding sequence ATGTTTGCGTCGATGGAGATCAACGCGACGGCGTTAGCCGCCCAGCGGGTTCGGATGAACCTTATTGCCGAAAACCTCGCCAACGCCGAGGTCACGCGGACGCCGATCGGCGGACCGTACCGCCGCAAGGGAGTGGTGCTCGGCACGCGCGGGACGTCGGCCTTTGAGGGGCTCTTGAACGCGGGCGCCGCGCCCGGCGGGGTCGAGGTGCTGAAGATCGTTGAGAGCCAAGCGCCGCCAAACCTGGTCTATAACCCGTCGCATCCCGATGCCGACACCGCGGGGTATGTGGCGATGCCGAATATCAACCCGGTGATGGAGATGGTCGATCTGATGTCGGCATCCCGCGCCTATGAAGCGAATATCTCCGCGATCCAGATTGCGAAGAGCATGATGACAAAGACGTTGGAGATCGGGCGGTGA
- a CDS encoding putative Sensor protein (Evidence 3 : Function proposed based on presence of conserved amino acid motif, structural feature or limited homology), translating into MSNVSVGSDLSSDALPVLIHGAFQGFTGAAERLEQAYAALREQVATLNFALNDTNLRLTQSLKENTRIRHYLSNLLKSIEKGIVVVDAAGRITLWSGGAERLTGFLAAEVSGEQADRLLGREAAALLHGVTGDGREGAREGRIMRKDGYVLDAEISASPIYDESGRVLDTIVIFDDISQRKWVEERRRRSTAQAGLEQMAVTIAHGIRNPLTSIELLATILSEEAGSDVRQTHLAQGIQAGVASVNIILINLLAFTRPVKPCLRPLDLHEVIEEALGTAWYALKERQIDLIREYESGLLEVDGDRELVIQVFLNLVLNAVQAMPSGGQLRISSSDCASRLRLSNGDSETVAGRRPEAGGMSGGEFVEVRVSDSGCGIAEADLEKIFLPFFTTKPKGAGLGLAIVERILERHGARVSLDSRVGQGTTFTLLFRHRRRDTASSQGEI; encoded by the coding sequence GTGTCTAACGTGTCAGTCGGTTCCGACCTCTCCAGTGATGCGCTCCCGGTCCTGATTCATGGGGCCTTTCAGGGATTTACGGGGGCGGCTGAGCGGCTGGAGCAGGCCTACGCCGCCCTTCGGGAGCAGGTAGCGACTCTTAATTTCGCGCTGAATGATACGAACCTTCGGCTGACCCAGAGCCTGAAGGAGAACACCCGTATCCGCCACTACCTGTCCAACCTTCTGAAGAGTATTGAAAAGGGGATCGTTGTCGTCGATGCCGCCGGCCGGATTACGCTATGGAGCGGGGGGGCAGAACGACTGACCGGCTTCCTGGCTGCCGAGGTGTCGGGGGAGCAGGCCGATCGTCTACTGGGTAGGGAGGCAGCGGCCCTCCTCCATGGCGTGACCGGAGACGGGCGTGAAGGCGCCAGGGAGGGGCGGATCATGAGGAAAGACGGATACGTTCTAGATGCCGAGATCAGCGCGTCGCCGATCTACGATGAAAGCGGAAGAGTCCTGGACACCATTGTGATCTTCGACGACATCTCACAGCGGAAATGGGTTGAAGAGCGACGACGGCGATCGACTGCGCAGGCCGGGTTGGAGCAGATGGCGGTTACGATTGCTCACGGAATCAGGAATCCGCTGACCTCGATAGAGCTGTTGGCTACGATCCTCTCCGAAGAGGCAGGATCCGATGTTCGCCAAACCCATCTGGCGCAAGGTATCCAGGCAGGTGTCGCCTCCGTGAACATCATTCTGATCAATCTGTTGGCCTTTACCAGACCTGTCAAGCCCTGCTTGCGACCCCTCGATTTGCACGAGGTCATTGAGGAGGCGCTCGGCACGGCGTGGTATGCGCTCAAGGAGAGGCAGATCGATCTGATCAGAGAGTATGAGTCAGGCCTTCTCGAAGTTGATGGCGATCGGGAGCTGGTGATACAAGTGTTTCTCAATCTTGTCCTGAATGCTGTTCAGGCAATGCCGTCCGGGGGCCAACTCAGGATCAGCAGCAGCGACTGCGCAAGCAGGTTGCGCCTTTCGAATGGAGACTCGGAAACTGTGGCCGGCCGGCGTCCGGAGGCCGGCGGCATGAGTGGAGGTGAGTTTGTGGAGGTCCGGGTGTCGGATAGCGGATGCGGCATTGCTGAAGCCGATCTGGAAAAGATATTCCTACCGTTCTTTACGACAAAGCCAAAGGGTGCGGGACTCGGCTTAGCTATTGTCGAGCGGATTCTTGAGCGGCATGGAGCCAGGGTCAGCCTGGACAGTCGGGTAGGCCAAGGGACGACCTTTACGCTTCTGTTCAGACACCGACGCCGGGATACGGCGTCTTCCCAAGGAGAAATCTGA
- a CDS encoding conserved protein of unknown function (Evidence 4 : Homologs of previously reported genes of unknown function) translates to MSSNPILPVRLGQGLSVPSATKTGVSGEGSFAGLLREAVSQTDRLQHEADALAEQVAKGQSGDLAATMIAIEKAQISFQLMLQVRNKVVEAYQEIMRMPV, encoded by the coding sequence ATGTCAAGCAATCCGATCTTACCGGTAAGACTAGGCCAGGGATTGTCCGTCCCATCTGCGACCAAGACGGGCGTCAGCGGCGAAGGCTCATTTGCCGGCCTCTTACGGGAGGCCGTGAGCCAGACGGATCGGTTGCAGCACGAGGCCGACGCCCTCGCTGAGCAGGTGGCCAAAGGGCAGTCCGGCGACCTCGCCGCAACCATGATCGCCATCGAGAAGGCCCAGATCTCATTTCAACTCATGCTCCAGGTTCGGAATAAGGTCGTCGAGGCGTACCAGGAGATTATGCGGATGCCGGTCTGA
- a CDS encoding protein of unknown function (Evidence 5 : No homology to any previously reported sequences), whose protein sequence is MSAQSNIYSSYSRTRYTIKQAECQAKNTPKTLIRALISVQQQRFTRHKRVARALRMDAGG, encoded by the coding sequence TTGTCAGCTCAGAGCAATATCTATAGCTCATACTCCAGAACCCGGTACACGATAAAGCAAGCGGAGTGCCAAGCCAAAAATACGCCGAAAACCCTTATTCGGGCCTTAATCAGTGTCCAACAGCAACGATTTACGCGTCATAAAAGGGTAGCCAGAGCGCTTCGAATGGACGCCGGCGGCTAG
- a CDS encoding putative response regulator receiver (CheY-like protein) (Evidence 3 : Function proposed based on presence of conserved amino acid motif, structural feature or limited homology; Product type r : regulator), with amino-acid sequence MRVLIVDDSATMRRIIRNNLKFAGHDDAVEAGNGVEGLACLTGNQIDLVITDWNMPEMNGIEFVKAIRSNDQLKQLPVLMITTVAERENIMVALSAGVSNYIVKPFDAETLKKKLEQILATA; translated from the coding sequence ATGCGAGTATTGATCGTAGACGACTCGGCGACGATGCGGCGGATCATTCGGAATAACCTCAAGTTCGCCGGACACGACGATGCCGTTGAGGCCGGCAATGGAGTGGAAGGCTTGGCCTGTCTCACGGGTAACCAGATTGATCTGGTCATCACCGACTGGAACATGCCGGAGATGAACGGCATCGAGTTCGTGAAGGCCATCCGCTCGAACGATCAGCTCAAGCAGTTGCCGGTTCTGATGATTACGACGGTGGCAGAGCGAGAGAATATTATGGTCGCCCTCTCGGCAGGGGTCAGCAATTATATCGTCAAACCGTTTGACGCTGAGACTCTCAAGAAGAAGCTGGAGCAGATTCTGGCGACTGCGTAA
- a CDS encoding putative response regulator in two-component reguatory system, sigma54 dependent transcriptional regulator (Evidence 3 : Function proposed based on presence of conserved amino acid motif, structural feature or limited homology; Product type pr : putative regulator): protein MKPRILVVDDEPLVRTALSETIRRKGCESVMACDGEDALLQFKRFPASLVFADVRMPRMDGLEFLKQIKMVGCPPRVVLITAYGSVETAVQAMKEGAYDFLMKPFSAKRVEDILERAIAAEAPHPADEPASVIVSRAPKVLSLLGTIRRVADDAASILIQGESGTGKELFARQAHLWSKRRRGPFVAVNCAAIPESLLESELFGYERGAFTGAVTRRVGKFEAADGGTLLLDEISEMPAVLQAKLLRALQERTIDRIGGSRPVEIDIRVVATTNRDLKEEIRHGRFRPDLYYRLAVVPISLPPLRERRGDISLLAQHFVMRYAGGSGSVVREISPAAVKRLEEWPWPGNVRELESCIHRSVLLCDRIRLEPSDLILETLVEPATNDQIQEAAGGSFRAMEKQLILETLAKVGGNRMKAAEILGVSVRTIRNKLRDYREAGKILPMTNRDLAASLASVRESP, encoded by the coding sequence ATGAAGCCTCGTATCCTGGTGGTGGACGATGAGCCGTTGGTGCGAACAGCCCTGTCAGAGACGATCCGGAGAAAGGGGTGTGAAAGCGTCATGGCCTGCGACGGCGAGGATGCGCTGCTCCAGTTCAAGCGATTTCCCGCCTCTCTGGTCTTTGCCGATGTCCGGATGCCTAGAATGGATGGGCTTGAATTCCTGAAGCAGATCAAGATGGTCGGGTGCCCGCCACGCGTGGTCCTGATCACGGCGTACGGATCGGTGGAGACGGCCGTGCAGGCAATGAAGGAAGGGGCCTATGACTTCCTGATGAAGCCGTTCTCGGCGAAGCGTGTCGAAGACATCCTGGAGCGGGCCATCGCCGCAGAGGCGCCTCATCCGGCTGATGAACCTGCCTCCGTCATTGTCAGCCGTGCGCCGAAGGTCCTCAGTCTGCTCGGCACTATCAGGCGAGTGGCGGACGACGCGGCGTCGATCCTCATCCAGGGTGAGAGCGGGACGGGTAAGGAACTGTTCGCCCGTCAGGCGCATCTCTGGAGCAAGAGGCGCCGTGGGCCCTTCGTTGCGGTCAACTGTGCGGCGATTCCCGAGTCGTTGCTGGAGAGCGAGCTGTTCGGCTATGAGCGGGGCGCCTTTACGGGAGCGGTCACTCGTCGCGTCGGGAAGTTCGAGGCGGCAGACGGCGGCACCCTGCTGCTCGACGAGATCAGCGAGATGCCGGCGGTCTTGCAGGCCAAGCTGCTCAGGGCGCTGCAGGAGCGGACCATCGACCGGATCGGCGGGTCGCGGCCGGTCGAGATCGATATCCGCGTTGTTGCGACCACCAATCGGGATCTGAAGGAGGAGATTCGTCATGGGCGTTTTCGCCCCGATCTGTACTACCGTTTGGCGGTCGTTCCGATCTCCCTGCCTCCGCTTCGAGAGCGGAGAGGCGACATCTCACTGTTGGCGCAACATTTTGTCATGCGGTATGCGGGCGGGTCGGGCAGTGTGGTACGGGAGATCTCGCCCGCTGCCGTCAAGCGATTAGAGGAGTGGCCGTGGCCCGGCAATGTGCGGGAGCTTGAGAGCTGTATTCATCGGTCGGTCCTGTTGTGCGATCGAATCCGTCTCGAGCCGTCGGATCTGATATTGGAAACTCTGGTCGAGCCTGCAACCAACGATCAGATTCAGGAAGCGGCAGGCGGCTCGTTCCGCGCCATGGAAAAGCAATTGATCCTGGAGACGCTGGCGAAAGTAGGCGGCAATCGGATGAAGGCGGCGGAGATTCTCGGCGTGAGCGTGCGGACGATTCGAAATAAGCTGAGGGATTATCGCGAGGCCGGGAAAATTTTGCCTATGACCAATCGGGATCTTGCCGCCTCTTTGGCTTCAGTTCGTGAAAGCCCTTAA
- a CDS encoding putative Flagellar basal-body rod protein flgB (Evidence 3 : Function proposed based on presence of conserved amino acid motif, structural feature or limited homology) produces MQLLFDETSDLLTEMVRAASLRHQVLARNIANIDTPGYRPMEVDFSEELRLASEAGEPPAMVVRTAVAADRSVGAGRYDGNAVDLDRQMAKMAENALWHNTMIQILNSRMNLLRTVIRGG; encoded by the coding sequence ATGCAACTGTTGTTCGACGAGACCTCAGACCTGCTCACCGAGATGGTCCGAGCCGCGTCGTTGCGGCACCAGGTGCTCGCGCGGAACATCGCAAATATCGATACCCCGGGCTATCGCCCGATGGAGGTAGATTTCAGTGAAGAGCTCAGACTTGCGTCCGAGGCGGGCGAGCCTCCCGCTATGGTCGTCAGGACCGCCGTGGCGGCCGATCGATCGGTCGGCGCAGGACGGTACGACGGCAATGCGGTCGATCTCGATCGGCAGATGGCGAAGATGGCGGAGAATGCATTATGGCACAATACGATGATTCAGATCCTGAACTCACGGATGAATCTTCTGCGAACCGTCATTCGGGGCGGATAA